The Manihot esculenta cultivar AM560-2 chromosome 11, M.esculenta_v8, whole genome shotgun sequence genome includes a region encoding these proteins:
- the LOC110626224 gene encoding uncharacterized protein LOC110626224 isoform X1, with product MVSGTAVVLMIGLLGMVYQARQLPPPQRESPPRKSPRVRLSDGRHLAYRERGVPKDKSKYKIIIVHGFGSSKEMTFMAPQEMIEELKIYFLLFDRAGYGESDPNPKRTVKSEALDIEELADQLQIGPKFYVIGVSMGSYPIWSCLKHIPHRLAGAAMIVPVINYRWPSLPQNLIREDYRRRIVQLALWFSKYAPGLLHWWVTQQWIPSTSVLEKNPMCFSTQDLEILKRIPGFPMLSKDSLRQKEVFDTLRRDFIVGFGDWDFDPIQLENPFPQNEGSVHIWQGYEDKVVPFQLQRYISGKLPWIQYHEVPHGGHLIVHYTGLCEAVLRALLLGEEPLKLEQVRP from the exons ATGGTTTCAGGAACAGCAGTTGTCTTGATGATTGGTCTACTGGGAATGGTTTATCAGGCTAGACAGCTTCCTCCTCCTCAGAGGGAGAGTCCTCCTAGGAAATCACCAAGAGTCAGACTCAGTGATGGAAGACATCTGGCTTACAGGGAGAGAGGAGTTCCCAAGGACAAATCTAAGTACAAGATCATTATTGTCCATGGTTTTGGCAGCTCAAAGGAAATGACCTTTATGGCTCCTCAA GAAATGATAGAGGAGTTGAAGATATACTTTTTGCTGTTTGATCGAGCTGGGTATGGAGAAAGTGATCCAAACCCTAAGCGAACTGTAAAAAGTGAAGCACTTGACATTGAAGAACTTGCTGATCAGCTGCAGATAGGACCCAAGTTTTATGTGATAGGAGTGTCAATGGGATCATACCCTATCTGGAGTTGCCTCAAACATATACCACACAG GCTAGCAGGTGCAGCAATGATTGTTCCAGTAATCAATTATAGGTGGCCTTCCCTTCCTCAAAATTTGATAAGAGAAGACTATAGAAGGAGAATTGTCCAGTTGGCACTCTGGTTTTCAAAATATGCCCCTGGGCTACTACACTGGTGGGTTACTCAGCAATGGATCCCTTCAACTTCTGTCCTAGAAAAGAACCCAATGTGCTTTAGCACTCAAGATCTAGAAATCTTGAAGAGGATACCAGGATTCCCAATGTTAAGCAAG GATAGCTTACGACAAAAAGAAGTTTTTGATACTCTCCGTCGTGATTTTATAGTGGGTTTTGGAGACTGGGACTTTGATCCAATTCAGCTAGAAAATCCATTTCCTCAAAATGAAGGCTCAGTTCACATCTGGCAAGGTTATGAAGATAAGGTTGTGCCATTTCAACTTCAAAGATATATTTCAGGAAAGCTACCATGGATTCAATATCATGAAGTTCCTCATGGTGGGCATCTAATTGTGCATTATACTGGTTTATGTGAGGCTGTTTTGAGAGCACTTTTACTTGGAGAAGAACCTCTAAAGTTAGAACAAGTGCGTCCATAA
- the LOC110626224 gene encoding uncharacterized protein LOC110626224 isoform X2, which translates to MIGLLGMVYQARQLPPPQRESPPRKSPRVRLSDGRHLAYRERGVPKDKSKYKIIIVHGFGSSKEMTFMAPQEMIEELKIYFLLFDRAGYGESDPNPKRTVKSEALDIEELADQLQIGPKFYVIGVSMGSYPIWSCLKHIPHRLAGAAMIVPVINYRWPSLPQNLIREDYRRRIVQLALWFSKYAPGLLHWWVTQQWIPSTSVLEKNPMCFSTQDLEILKRIPGFPMLSKDSLRQKEVFDTLRRDFIVGFGDWDFDPIQLENPFPQNEGSVHIWQGYEDKVVPFQLQRYISGKLPWIQYHEVPHGGHLIVHYTGLCEAVLRALLLGEEPLKLEQVRP; encoded by the exons ATGATTGGTCTACTGGGAATGGTTTATCAGGCTAGACAGCTTCCTCCTCCTCAGAGGGAGAGTCCTCCTAGGAAATCACCAAGAGTCAGACTCAGTGATGGAAGACATCTGGCTTACAGGGAGAGAGGAGTTCCCAAGGACAAATCTAAGTACAAGATCATTATTGTCCATGGTTTTGGCAGCTCAAAGGAAATGACCTTTATGGCTCCTCAA GAAATGATAGAGGAGTTGAAGATATACTTTTTGCTGTTTGATCGAGCTGGGTATGGAGAAAGTGATCCAAACCCTAAGCGAACTGTAAAAAGTGAAGCACTTGACATTGAAGAACTTGCTGATCAGCTGCAGATAGGACCCAAGTTTTATGTGATAGGAGTGTCAATGGGATCATACCCTATCTGGAGTTGCCTCAAACATATACCACACAG GCTAGCAGGTGCAGCAATGATTGTTCCAGTAATCAATTATAGGTGGCCTTCCCTTCCTCAAAATTTGATAAGAGAAGACTATAGAAGGAGAATTGTCCAGTTGGCACTCTGGTTTTCAAAATATGCCCCTGGGCTACTACACTGGTGGGTTACTCAGCAATGGATCCCTTCAACTTCTGTCCTAGAAAAGAACCCAATGTGCTTTAGCACTCAAGATCTAGAAATCTTGAAGAGGATACCAGGATTCCCAATGTTAAGCAAG GATAGCTTACGACAAAAAGAAGTTTTTGATACTCTCCGTCGTGATTTTATAGTGGGTTTTGGAGACTGGGACTTTGATCCAATTCAGCTAGAAAATCCATTTCCTCAAAATGAAGGCTCAGTTCACATCTGGCAAGGTTATGAAGATAAGGTTGTGCCATTTCAACTTCAAAGATATATTTCAGGAAAGCTACCATGGATTCAATATCATGAAGTTCCTCATGGTGGGCATCTAATTGTGCATTATACTGGTTTATGTGAGGCTGTTTTGAGAGCACTTTTACTTGGAGAAGAACCTCTAAAGTTAGAACAAGTGCGTCCATAA